AGTGGAATCAATTACCATGTGACTCCCGAATTTGGATTTACCTTTGAAGTTCATGGCATCAAACGTATGTTAAGGTCCGATGTATTTCGTTCAGAAACTTTCGATCAAGTTGGATTTCAATTTGGAGTTATTTTCAATTTGGACAATATGGGAAAAGGATTAAAGTAAGCTCTTAATTTAAGGAGTTGGATTCGGTGCGGCCAAAGCTTCTAAGGAGCCACTCAATATTCCCTTGCTTGTTGTCGCATCATAATCAAAGATATGGATTTTGATTTCCGGCTCGGGAAGTTTTCTTCTTTTGTTGACCTGTTTGTCGACATTTTTTCCCAAAATCAAAGTTAAGTGATTTTTTGCCGAATTATATACTAACTTACGAAAATGAAACCCAACAGGTAAAACCGTTTCGAGTTCACTGGTTTCTGGATCAAAAAGATAAACTAATTTGTGGTCTTTATAATTGAGAACACCATCTAAATTACTATCTTCAGTGACTGCTAAGATAATGATTTTTTTCTCTAAAGAAAGGACATCTTCTTTGGGATCATCTATGGTATTGGAAACCGATTTTTTTTCAAAGTCCCCAACAAAAAAATCCCAGATGTAAACATCATGAGGAAATAGTTTTTGCACCTTTCCATCTTTTAAGTTGATAGAATACAGATTTCTGGCATGCGATAGAATTCCATCGGGTCCAAACCCACCCGATTCGGTCACTAGACCATGGGGATAAATAAAGTATTGTTTCCAATAGATCTTTCCATTCCCATCTTCTAAATCCAAACTATCAGTCGGTTCGGGACTATTGTCTTTTTCTTTAGACTCAGGAGTTTCTACTGTGACTTCGTACCCATCATCATAGAGGCGCCAACTTTTAGACAAACTAAAAGTAAGCACCGCTAATATGAGTAAAAAAAATAGAAAAACTCCGACTCTAAACTTTTCCATTATTTGTTTGTGTTGTATGCTTTTATCGCACTAAACACTTCATCCAATTCCGATTCTGTCATATATGCAAAGAGCGGGAAGTTAAGAACTGACTTGGAGATCCGACGAGCATTTCCTTCCTTTCCAATTCTTTCGATGAGATAAGGTTTGGCACCTGGTTGGTCAGACATGGCGCCTGGATAAATGTTTCCAAATCCAATTCCTTTGTCTTTTAATACTGCTTCAATTTTTGGTCGGATTTCGGGGTCCACCAAAGTTACGTTACAGTATCCATTTTCCTCATAACCTTTCGGTGGTTGGATCACACCAATTCCTAAACCTGGAAGTTCTTTATAATATACATTTTGGGATTTTTTACGGGAATTGATTCTTTCTTGTAAGTGTTTTAAAGATAAATTGAGGAAGGCCGCTTGTAAAGAATCTAGTCTTGAGTTCCAACCGACAAGTCCATGTTCATAATGTGAAGTTCTTCCGTGGTTCACAAGCCTACGAGTCACTACAGAAAGTTCTTCATCATTAGTAAATACGGCACCACCATCACCAGCAGCACCTAACACCTTCGCTGGATAAAAGGAAGTAGTAGAAATGAGTGCATCTTTATAGATTGACTTTCCGTTGAACTTTACTCCAAAACACTGCGCCCCATCTTCAATGAGAGCCACATTCTTTTCTTTGCAAAATTTACGAAGTTCTTCAATCTTTGCTGTTCCCCAACCATACAAATGAACCACAAGAGCCGCTTTCGGTTTTACTTTTTCCACAGCCTCTTGAAATACTTGGAAGTCCATTTGTAAATCGACAGGATTTGTATCGACGGTATATGGATCTCCACCGACATTCACTACTGCCTCAAAGGTGGCCCAAAACGTCGAGTCGGGTAACAAAACTTTATCACCACGACCCACACCTACCGCACGTAAAGCCAGTTGCAGTGCATCGGTCCCATTGGCACAACCAATGGCATATTTTGTTTCTGCAAAAGTAGCAAGGCCTGCTTCCAAATCGGTGACTTCGTTTCCACCGATAAACTGTGCGTTTTGTGACATGGACTTTACTTTTTCATTCCAGGTGTCCAAAAATCCTGGTTCAAATCTTTTGATATCTATAAATGGAACTGCCATTGTATGCCCTTTTTAATTACTTATTTGTGAATATTTGATGAAGCCAGCCGTTGAACTCTTTGGAGTAAATGGTCCAAAGAAAAAATAATGCCCAATACAGAACTGTCCCATAAGCAAGTGCAGGGATCAAGGTTTTACTTAAGTTATTGGATGCAGAATAATAAATTCGGATGAGAACAAGGGGCCATAAAAAGAATAAAAATACATAGATAGAATTTCCGAGAGCAGAGATCCAAATCAGAACTTCCGCTTTTGGATTTTCTTTCCAACGAGCCACCCCTTCCCAAAATTCAGGAAAGAATTGAACCAGATAAAAACAAAACACAAGAAAGAAAAAAAACTTCCAGTGTGACTCCAAATCTCTCCGGAAGAGAGTGAGAAGAAGGCCCACAAACCAAATGAAAAGAACAGGAAAGGCAACTGCTTCCAATAGTGTCATGAATTCTTTTTTTAAGTCTCCGTTAGTCTTTCTAAACAGGAAATAAGTCCTGTAGGATCAGAGATCCCTTTTCCAGCAATATCAAAGGCTGTCCCATGATCGGGGGACACACGAGTAAAATCCAGACCTAAGGTTATGTTAACTCCCTTCTTCCCTTCAAGCAATTTAAATGGAATGAGGCCCTGGTCATGGTATCCGGCCAAATACAAATCGTACAGTTTGGCCCCCGGTAGAAATGCAGAATCTGCTGAAAGTGGCCCTTCGACCGAAAACTTCGCCTTTCGTAATATTTTTGCACCGACGGCAAGGATGGTGGATTCTTCCTCTCCAATCTTTCCTCCCTCACCTGCATGTGGGTTCAGTCCCAAATAAGCTAATTTTGGATTTTTTAAAAACGGGGAACGGGAAATTGCAGATCCTAGTTCCTTCCAAGAAAAACGTTTCAGATGTTTTACCACATCCTTCAATGGAACATGGGTGGTTAAGGGGATGACATTGAGTTTTTCCCCACTCATCATCATAAACGTAGGTCTTTTGTAATACTCGGCCAAGGTCTCTGTATGGCCCCGAAATCCTTTGACCCCTGCTTTTGCGACCCACTCTTTGGAGAGAGGCAGGGTAATCAGATCGGCCCCTAATTCCTTTTGCCAGTCCATGGCAGCTTGTAAAGAATCATAGGCCATCCTACCAGAAGTGGCGGAGGGTTTGCCTAAAGTAAAGATACGAGTTTTCTTAGAATCCGACCAAGGAAGAGAATAGAATCCCGGTTTGTCACTCGGTTGGGTCAAGGTGGGTAGCGAGGGTACCGTGAGATTGTGGGGGCCACGAATGAGGTAAATGCGATGGCGTTTCCCTAAGGATAACAACAGAGGGAAGGCAGAAACCAAAAGTTCGTAGTTGATACTTGTGGGATCGCCTTCCGAAATCAGAATGGTTTTCAATTATTCTTTTGCGTTTGGTTGTTTCCCAAAAATTTTCTCAACACTCAAAGAATCTTTGGAGTATTCCAATTCGATTAAGTCTTTCGCGCTGTGTTTGAGGTCGTTGGAAATCATACAACGTCCTTCTAGAATCACCCCATTTTGGATGATGAGTTCCGGAGTTTTGATATCGCCAAGGATTTTCGAAGTGGGAAGGAGCATCACGCGGTTTCTAGCAGTAACGTTTCCGACCACAATTCCTTCTACGATGACACTGGCAGCAGTGATGTTGGTTTTGACCTTTCCTGTAACACCGATATAGAGGTGTTCGGCTTGGAGGGATTTCCCCTCGAATTTACCGTCAATTTTTAAGGATCCATTGATGAAGAATTTACCATTGAAGTAAGAATTCTCACCAATAGTTGAATTGGTAACTTCGGTCTGATTTTTGACTAATGCCATGCTGTTACGGGTCCGTGAATGTGATTTTTCACAGTGTCCTTGTTCCCCCCGGGAATGAAAAGGTTTTTTTACCCTCGAAAAGACGGGAGACGAATCAAATCACAAGCCTCTTCTGCAAATTCCTGAAATTCACGAAGCCCTTCCATAATCGACCTACCTTCCAAAACTGTGGCCTTTTCAAATCTAGGATTGAATTTGATCGGCTCTTCCATGTTCATGATGACATTATTCCCATCTTTAATGTCTTTGTTCACCGCAGTGAGAAAATCTCGGAATTTACCGAGGGTTTCAAAGGATTCTGCGATAAAGATTCGGGATTGTTTATTTTTCATTCGAGAGAGCTGTTCACGAAACTCTTGTTTGTCGGCTGCAGCATATTCTTCTATTGTCTCGACTAGGATCTTCATGTTCCTACGTAAATTTTCCATATACTTAAGGACAGAATCCCTTTCTGTTGCATGTGAATAATCGAACTTAATATGGCCATCTCCAAGAATGGGGATATACTCCAAATCCATAATATTCACAAGAGTACCAATTTGATTGATTTCGCTATCGTTGGAATTGGGAGAAACTTTCATAACAGGATATTGTGATATCACTTTATGTTTGAGGTTTTCTGGATTTTCCTCTCTTGTCTTCGCATTCCGCATCGTCTGCTCTAAGTTATCTGGGATTCCTTCAGGAGAAACCTCTTGCATACGACGTCTGTAACGTTCGATGTCATAGGCAACACGTTCTTTTTGCAGATCATTTTTGGCATTTCTTTCTATTTTCTCCAAATTCCTTAGCATTTTCTGCAATTTGGAGAGTTCCATAATCTGTTCTTGCGAAAGTGGCATCTTATTCCCAACCTTCTGGAATGTTTACTGATTCGCCAGAAGAAACTAACGAACGTTCGATAGTATTTGCCAAAACTGTTTCGCCAGTATCTTTCAAAACTCGCCAATACAAATTGAGAGCCAAAGGTAAATACTTGAGTCGACCGGCTTTTTTATAAAAATTTAAAAACTTTTGATTTTCTTTTTTTACAAATGCAATTGAGGCCAATTGTAAATTGATAAAATAAGAATAAGGTTTGAGGATTAATTCATTTTTTAAACCTTCTTCGTAACTGTCTCCATCGTTCTGAAATCGAACAACAGTTTCCACAAAAGGATCCATTTCATGTGATAACTCATATCCAAATTCATTTCCTTCGATCCAGTCCCCACGAAGTGCCATTTCCAAATCGTTTCTGTATCGAAAAAAAGTTTCGAAAGGAAAGTATCTTTTTGCATATCGTAAAGCAGGAAAGGCCGGAATTTTTCCAAGCGAAACCATACAAAATTTTTGTTTTTCCCATTCTTCCCATTCTGAATAAAAACCTATCAGAAATTTCCAAAATCGGAACGTTTCCTCACCAGTGAACCATCCCATTTCGATCGCATGAAAAAGAACCCCTGCGATTTGCCAATGGGAATCGAGAGTAACGGCGTCAGTGAGAGTTTTAAAATTTAAACTTTCCCGGTTCCCTTTAACATACTCAACTAACATATGCAATATGGAGTTATCAGAAGGAAGTTCGGAAGATTCCCATCCGAGTAAAAACAAAAACCTTCGGTTATCATCCGTTTGACCAAAGAATTCTTTAGTTTTTAAAACCCAATTTCGAAATTCTCGAATCTTTCCCGAATACAAAAGTCCAAATCCGACAAGTTCCCAATCTTCCCTTTCCATCTCCTCAAATTCACGATTTTGGCAGAGTTCCCAAATTTGGACCAAGGATTCCACAGGGAAGGTCGTGGGTGTGAAAAGTTGTGGGTCTTTGAACCGATTGGCGACTTCATTTTCCCCTAAAATGGAACAAAGGCTGAACCCGCCAGAAAAATCGGTCGATAAATAGAAGAGATAGTTTGCAAAACGAGACTGATTGCCTGAAAAGAAGGCACGTAAACTAGGCCAGAGTTCGGTAAGACTGGCCTTTTTAAGAATATGAGGGCTTTTATGGAATTCAATACGATATTCCGGCCATTGCAGTTTGTATTCTGTTTGTAAGCTCATAAGGAGAGGAACCTTCCCTCTCTAAATTCGTAATCATAGGAAGTATGCATGAGGCATTTTTGGTTAGCAAGTAGAATTCTTCTCTTTTTCACAACATCCCTATTTGCGGAAACTGACCTTCAATATCTAATCAAATCCCACCAGTGGGGGCAAATCGAAAATCATTTTAAAAATACAAATCCTTCGCGTGAAAGTGAAGTGTATAGCTTAATTGAATTTCATGAAAAAGCACCTAACGGAGACAAGGAGAAACGATTTCGATATTTGATCTCTCTCGTTCGTGGAGTTTTTGTCTCCGAATCTTCAGAGGAAGAAGTAAGAAAAATCCTGACACAAACTATGCCCTTCCAAACCACACTATTCAAACTGAGTTATTGGAAGTTGTATACCGAAATTACCCAAAGAAATTATCTAACACCCGCAGAACGAATCCAATTTTTAAACCGACTGAATTTAGAAGAAGACCCAATTTGCCGCCGACTTCTGGATGAACTTGTGCGACTTCTTGCTGCAAACAACCAATGGAAGGAAATTTTAGAAAAAATAAACTCCATCCAAGAATCACATAAAAAATACCTTCTTACAGGTGACACTCAATATAGATATGGGAAAGCAAAACTCATCTTAGGTGATGAAAAAGCTGCTGTTGAGGAATGGTTAAACTTATTACAAAGAGAAGGACTTTCTGACTCTACAGTCCATATGGTCGCTGCTGATTGGACTAAATACAAAGGTTCAGGTAGTATTTTGCAGCTTGCCCCTTCAGAACTTACGATTCTCCTTCCTGCCATTAGTCATAATGACAAAGAAGCTTTGTTTCGCACAAGGCCTGAGCTTTTTTCGACAAGACTTGCGTATTATGAAGGATTCAAACACTTAACTTCTATTTTAACAAAAACAGGAAGAATCAATGAACTTTTCCGAGTTTTACGTTCCAATAAAACCTTTGTTGATATGGATTCATCTTGGATTGTATCCCTTGCCGATGTATTGTACCAACAAAACAAATTTCAGGCAGCCATAGAACTTCTAAAAACATTCCCAGGAAGAGATGCAGGATACAACCGTGTGCTTGCGGCCTCTTACGACCGTTTGGGAGACAGGGAACTGTATTTTGAAAACCTAATTCTGTATTTAGGAAAGTATCCCTTTAATCTTTTTTACCAAGACCGACTCATCGAATATCTAGTGGATCGCAAAGGGGAAAAATCAGACTACGCGCCACTTGCAAAATTCGAAAGAGCCCTTGCCGAAATTCCGAACCTTCCTGTGAAGGGCCGACTTGTGTATTGGTATTTGCGATCACTCAAAGAAAGTGGAGACACAGAAAAGTTAAAAAAAGAACTGAAGCGGTATTATGCCCTTTGTCCGGGTTCGTATTATACACGTGTGATCCGTGAAGAATTTTTGCCCATCATCAAAGAATCAAACAAACCCGACAATCCTACGTATAACAAAGAGTATCTTTTTGAATACTTATCTTACACCGCAGGAATTCCTGAAGAGTCCTATGCAATCCTCGGTCGTAATTTGGGATTTGTGTATCCCAAAGATTCTTATGAATTAGGCAATAAACTGGGAGGTATGAGTTCACGGATCCAAGGTCATAAACTTCTGAATCTCGCCAAAGAATACTTCCGTGTTGGAGAAGACAGTTTAGGACTAAGCCTTGTCAACTTTCACGTAAAAAGGGAAAATCTATCCGAAGAAGAAAAAGATGAAATTTTAGTTGGGATTGGTGACCTAACATATAACACGTACTATACTGCATTTCACACAAGGTCACTCCTCAAAAGACATTTCATTCCTGACGACCCCATCCTTCTTCCGACTTCCATTTCTGTCAGAATTTATCCGAGGCCCCACCAAAGTATTGTCTCACGCTACGCAAACGAAAACGATATCTCGGAAGACAAAGTTTATGCATTAATGCGCCAAGAATCCTTCTTTAAGGAAACGGCGACATCTCGCTCCAATGCACGGGGGCTCATGCAAATTATGCCAGCTACCGGCAAGGAACTCGCAATGCGTATGGGAATCACTTCCTATTCCCTCTATGAACCAGAAACCTCCATCCGTTTGGGAACTAAATTTTTGGCCTATCTTTTGAAATCTAATGGGAATGAATTGAAATGGGCATCCATCGCTTATAACGGGGGTCCAGGAAATTTAAGGAAGTGGAAGAAGTCAGTTTACACTGGCGATTTTAACCATTTTTTAGAGGATCTTCCTTACAAAGAGTCAAGAGATTACTGTCGCATCGTGGTTTCGAATTTCTACGCATACGACATCATGAAAAAATACCATAAGTTGTAAAAAATGGCTTTTCCCCACCCTTTCCTCTGTCTATCCTTTGAAATAGACAGAGATATACAGGAGAAGATATGTCCGAAAAGGCAATTCTGAAAGTGGATGGAAAAGAGTTCGAACTTCCGATTTTAGTAGGAAGTGAAAACGAGAAGGCAATTGATATTACTAAACTCCGCCAATTGTCCGGTTATGTTACGATTGATTCCGGTTATTTAAATACAGGTGCTTGCACCAGTGAGATTACCTTTCTCGATGGAGAACAAGGGATCCTCCGTTACCGCGGAATTCCTATTGATGATTTGGCCGCTAAGTCTACATTCACTGAAGTAGCTTATTTACTCATCTACGGCAAACTTCCAAACGATGCACAACTAAAAGAATGGAATAGCTCCATTACCAAACACACGATGATCCATGAGGATCTCAAACGCCTGTTTAACGGTTTTCCGAAAGATGGTCACCCGATGGCAATCATGTCTTGTATGATGGGATGTTTGTCTACATACTACCAAGACAGTTATGATCCAATGAATGAGGAACATAGAGAAATTTCCATCATTCGATTGCTTGCAAAGTTCCCAACAATTGCTGCTTATGCGTATAAAAAATCCATTGGCCAACCCATCATCCATCCACTCAACGAGTTAGATTATGCATCAAACTTCATGAACATGATGTTTGCGGTTCCTGCGGAAGATTACCATATTGATCCAGAAATTGTTT
The window above is part of the Leptospira terpstrae serovar Hualin str. LT 11-33 = ATCC 700639 genome. Proteins encoded here:
- a CDS encoding DegT/DnrJ/EryC1/StrS aminotransferase family protein, translating into MAVPFIDIKRFEPGFLDTWNEKVKSMSQNAQFIGGNEVTDLEAGLATFAETKYAIGCANGTDALQLALRAVGVGRGDKVLLPDSTFWATFEAVVNVGGDPYTVDTNPVDLQMDFQVFQEAVEKVKPKAALVVHLYGWGTAKIEELRKFCKEKNVALIEDGAQCFGVKFNGKSIYKDALISTTSFYPAKVLGAAGDGGAVFTNDEELSVVTRRLVNHGRTSHYEHGLVGWNSRLDSLQAAFLNLSLKHLQERINSRKKSQNVYYKELPGLGIGVIQPPKGYEENGYCNVTLVDPEIRPKIEAVLKDKGIGFGNIYPGAMSDQPGAKPYLIERIGKEGNARRISKSVLNFPLFAYMTESELDEVFSAIKAYNTNK
- a CDS encoding PdxA family dehydrogenase, which encodes MKTILISEGDPTSINYELLVSAFPLLLSLGKRHRIYLIRGPHNLTVPSLPTLTQPSDKPGFYSLPWSDSKKTRIFTLGKPSATSGRMAYDSLQAAMDWQKELGADLITLPLSKEWVAKAGVKGFRGHTETLAEYYKRPTFMMMSGEKLNVIPLTTHVPLKDVVKHLKRFSWKELGSAISRSPFLKNPKLAYLGLNPHAGEGGKIGEEESTILAVGAKILRKAKFSVEGPLSADSAFLPGAKLYDLYLAGYHDQGLIPFKLLEGKKGVNITLGLDFTRVSPDHGTAFDIAGKGISDPTGLISCLERLTET
- a CDS encoding bactofilin family protein, translated to MALVKNQTEVTNSTIGENSYFNGKFFINGSLKIDGKFEGKSLQAEHLYIGVTGKVKTNITAASVIVEGIVVGNVTARNRVMLLPTSKILGDIKTPELIIQNGVILEGRCMISNDLKHSAKDLIELEYSKDSLSVEKIFGKQPNAKE
- a CDS encoding LBF_1011 family protein gives rise to the protein MSLQTEYKLQWPEYRIEFHKSPHILKKASLTELWPSLRAFFSGNQSRFANYLFYLSTDFSGGFSLCSILGENEVANRFKDPQLFTPTTFPVESLVQIWELCQNREFEEMEREDWELVGFGLLYSGKIREFRNWVLKTKEFFGQTDDNRRFLFLLGWESSELPSDNSILHMLVEYVKGNRESLNFKTLTDAVTLDSHWQIAGVLFHAIEMGWFTGEETFRFWKFLIGFYSEWEEWEKQKFCMVSLGKIPAFPALRYAKRYFPFETFFRYRNDLEMALRGDWIEGNEFGYELSHEMDPFVETVVRFQNDGDSYEEGLKNELILKPYSYFINLQLASIAFVKKENQKFLNFYKKAGRLKYLPLALNLYWRVLKDTGETVLANTIERSLVSSGESVNIPEGWE
- a CDS encoding lytic transglycosylase domain-containing protein, translating into MRHFWLASRILLFFTTSLFAETDLQYLIKSHQWGQIENHFKNTNPSRESEVYSLIEFHEKAPNGDKEKRFRYLISLVRGVFVSESSEEEVRKILTQTMPFQTTLFKLSYWKLYTEITQRNYLTPAERIQFLNRLNLEEDPICRRLLDELVRLLAANNQWKEILEKINSIQESHKKYLLTGDTQYRYGKAKLILGDEKAAVEEWLNLLQREGLSDSTVHMVAADWTKYKGSGSILQLAPSELTILLPAISHNDKEALFRTRPELFSTRLAYYEGFKHLTSILTKTGRINELFRVLRSNKTFVDMDSSWIVSLADVLYQQNKFQAAIELLKTFPGRDAGYNRVLAASYDRLGDRELYFENLILYLGKYPFNLFYQDRLIEYLVDRKGEKSDYAPLAKFERALAEIPNLPVKGRLVYWYLRSLKESGDTEKLKKELKRYYALCPGSYYTRVIREEFLPIIKESNKPDNPTYNKEYLFEYLSYTAGIPEESYAILGRNLGFVYPKDSYELGNKLGGMSSRIQGHKLLNLAKEYFRVGEDSLGLSLVNFHVKRENLSEEEKDEILVGIGDLTYNTYYTAFHTRSLLKRHFIPDDPILLPTSISVRIYPRPHQSIVSRYANENDISEDKVYALMRQESFFKETATSRSNARGLMQIMPATGKELAMRMGITSYSLYEPETSIRLGTKFLAYLLKSNGNELKWASIAYNGGPGNLRKWKKSVYTGDFNHFLEDLPYKESRDYCRIVVSNFYAYDIMKKYHKL
- a CDS encoding citrate synthase, producing MSEKAILKVDGKEFELPILVGSENEKAIDITKLRQLSGYVTIDSGYLNTGACTSEITFLDGEQGILRYRGIPIDDLAAKSTFTEVAYLLIYGKLPNDAQLKEWNSSITKHTMIHEDLKRLFNGFPKDGHPMAIMSCMMGCLSTYYQDSYDPMNEEHREISIIRLLAKFPTIAAYAYKKSIGQPIIHPLNELDYASNFMNMMFAVPAEDYHIDPEIVSALNLLLILHADHEQNCSTSTVRLVGSSLANLYGAISAGILALWGPRHGGANQEVLEMLEGIKKSGLSVKKIVEQAKDKNSSFRLNGFGHRVYKNFDPRAKIIKVACDKVLNKLGIKDPLLDIAKELEEAALNDPYFVERKLYPNVDFYSGIIYRALGIPTNMFTVMFAMGRLPGWIAQWKEMIEDPSLKIGRPRQIYTGPQEISYEAAKKQA